AGCATCGAGCGCGTGGTGATCGAGGGATTTCAGCCCACTGGAGCGCCGCTCAGAACGGACGGAGATGCTGTCGCATCGCGCCAGCGCCGCCCGCAGCAACGGCAACAAGCAGGCAGACCGCGCTCGCAGGGGCAGGGCGCCCGCACTACTGGCAGCGGCGATGGGCGTCGCAGCCAGGGAGCCGGTGGTGGTGGCCAGGGCCGTAGCACCGATAATCGACAGCGCAGCGGAAACAGTGCGCGCCGTGGCGATTCGCAACCGCGCCAGAACGGCAATCGTTCGATCTCGTCATTGCTGGGTGGAAACCGCTGATAGACACTATAAAGGACACTTTAATGAATATTTTCGTCGGCAACTTGTCGCAGGAAGTGACCGAAACCGACCTCGCGGAGTTGTTCAAGCAGTTCGGCCAGGTGAAGTCGACCGAAGTAAAGCGCGACCTTTTTTCGGGCGTAACCAAGGGCTTCGGTTTTGTCGAAATGCCCGGAAAAAATCACTCGCTGGCGGCGATCGCCAGCCTCGATGGCAAGGATTTCAAGGGACAGCCGCTACGCGTGAATGAAGCGCGGGAATTTCCAGCAAGAGGAAGAAGGCGGTAAAGCAGGACTGAGTGAAAGAAAAAACAACCAAGGGCCGCTATGCGGCCCTTTTTTTTTGGATCATCGGGGTTTTATACGGGTGTCGAAAGCGCCTCGATAAGCAAGACCATTTCACCACGAAGCCACGAAGAAAGACGAAGCGAGAAACTCGAAGCAATCATTGGTACTGCTTCAGTATTCGTATTCTCGCCTGAAGTCGGGGAACGCGGCGTTTTGGGAATCGCCACTCCTCATTTTTCGATGCCTTTCTTCCTGCCGATTTTCTTCGTGTCTTCGTGCCTTCGTGGTGCATTGCCTCATTCAGGCGCTCAATTACCGGTTGCCGTTTCCCTGCTACCCACACGAATGTCTGTAGGACCTTTTATTGAGGCTTGCCCCGTTACCCGTCTCCTGGCATACGTGCCTGCGTTTGCCGAGTTTGTCGCTTGATAAATTATGATGGCAGACGACTCCGCCTGGTTCGCTACCCAGCACCGGGCTTTGCTTCTAGAATTCACCATCCGGCGCCGCTGCCCAAGGCCCACCCGATGCCATGATGACATGAAGAAAAGTGCCAATGTCCGCAAGTTGCTTGCGCTGCGGGTGATCCCGGTTCTCAGGCTTCGCTCCCGGCGGGATGCCGAAACCGCGATCGATTGCCTGATCGAAGCCGGTTTCCGAACCGTCGAGCTGACGCTGACGACCCCGGGCGCGATCGAGCTGATCGGGTCACTGCGCCGGAGCAGCAACGCGGATTTCCTGGTCGGTGCCGGGACGGTCCTCGACCTTGGCAGTGCCCAGGCCTGTCTCGACGCGGGCGCCGACTATCTCGTCTCGCCCTGCCTGGTGCCGGGGATGGCGGCGCTGGCCAATGACGCGGGACGCCTGGCGCTGACCGGCGGTTTCACGCCGGCCGAAGTGCTGGCCGCATGGCGCGAAGGCGCAACCGTCGTCAAAGTCTTTCCCGCTTCCACCGGCGGACCCTCCCACCTCGGCGCGTTGCACGCGGTTTATCCGGATATTCCCCTGTGTCCGACCGGCGGCGTGTCGTCTTCGAATATGCTCGACTATTTCAAGGCCGGAGCGGCGGTAGTCGGCATCGGCAACAATGTCATCGATCAGAAGGCGCTGGCGGCGGGCGATCGCAGCGGGGTCATCGCACACGCACGCGGATTTCTCGAAATCGCGGCGACGGCGCCCGTGTGACTGTGCCCGATATCGACGTCGTCTCGCTCGGCGAACCGCTCTACGAGTTCAGCCAAATTCCGCAGGCTCCCGGCAGGTATCTGCAGGGTTTCGGCGGCGACACCATGAACTGCGCGATCGCGGCCACGCGCCTGGGCGCGCGCGTCGCGTATATCACCCGGCTCGGCGATGACGAGTTCGGCCGCCAGTTTCTCCGGCTTTGGCGCGACGAAGGACTCGACACTTCGGGTGTTGCAATCGATCCCGAAGCGCACACGGCGGTGTATTTCATTACGCACGGCGCGACGGGGCATGTGTTCAGCTATCTGCGCAAAGGTTCGGCGGCGAGCCGTCTGAGTGCGGCCGACCTGCCGCTCGAATTAATAGAGCGCGCGAGGTATTTCCATACTTCGGGGATCAGCCAGGCGATCAGCGAAAACGCGTGCGACGCGGTATGCGCCGCGATCGAAGCCGCGAAAAGTGCGGGTGTGGCGTTCGTCTACGATTCCAATCTGAGGTTGCGGCTGTGGCCGCTCGCGCGAGCCAGGGAAGTGATCACGGCTACGCTGGCGCAAGCCGATTACTTCCTGCTGAGCATGGAAGATGCCGAAGCGCTGTGCGGCCTGCGCGATGCCGATGCGATCGTCGACTGGTGCCATCGTGCGGGTGCGGGGGTCGTGACGCTCAAGCTCGGCGCGGGTGGCGTCATCGGCAGCGATTCGACGAGACGCGAGCGCATCGAGGGCTACAAGGTGGACTGTGTGGATGCGACCGGAGCCGGAGACTGTTTCGCCGGCGCACTGCTGGCGCGCATGTCTGCGGGGGATGATTTCTGGCAGGCACTGCGCTATGCCAATGCAGCGGCAGCGCTGACGACGACGGGATACGGCGCCGTCGCACCCTTACCCAGGCCTGAGGCGGTGCGGCAACTGATGAATCGCGGCTGACGCCAGTCCGGGTTTGCCCGCGCTGAAGTCGGGCTTTCGTTCAGCGTTTCCTGCGTGCGACGATCAGCACGATCAGCAGCACCACACCGCTGACCATCATAATATCCAGCAACGACATCCACGACCTCCCTTGTTGTCGAAACGTGTTGCGCCATGCCGGGATCGGACGTCTGGATTGTACCGGGAATAGAGCGGGGTGAAAGAGGAAGCTTCACAGGGGCGTTTACACCCATACCAAGCTTCGCAGGGGTGTTTACACCCGGACCAAGCTTCACAGGGGTATCACGGTATTTCTAGTCCCGGTTCTTTTCCCCATCATTGGTATATTCGTATTGCACGACCTTCTTGTCTTTTACGTAGCGTTGCGAAGCCGTATTGAATTCCGCAAAATGGCGCGACTTCAGGTGGAAATCGAAGGCCGCCCGGTCCTTGTAGATTTCGTACAGCACGATGTGATCGGGCGCGCCTTTTTCGATCAGGACGTCGAAGCGATCGCAGCCGGGCTCCTCGTTGAGCGACTTGTGGGCGTTTTCCTTGATCAGGATGAGGAAGGGCTCGAGCGTGCCGGCATGCAGATAAAAATCAACGGTGATGACGAAGCGGGCCATGGATGCGGTGAACGGTGAATGATGAATGGCGAATGGTAAATCCTAAATCGCGTGCAGTGAAGACGGAACGAGTCAAACGCCGCGACTTTGCGTACGTGACAGGAGCAGCGCGCGCTCTGTTTGCCGCTTATGACAGGCGCAACCACGAATAATATCAATAAGGTGGGCGGGCAGACCCATGGCCCGGGCGAAAGCCCGGCGCGGGATCACTCGCGGATTTCATAGCGACGCATGAAGCGCCGGTCGATCCAGTTTTTCCATCGCCAGACCCAGTCGCCCTGCAGTGCCAGATCGCCGCGCGAGGCGATGGCATGGCGATCGCCGGTGGTGATCAAAGCCAATGCATGGCGCTGCGGCTGCCACGCGACGGGTGGCAGGTCTTGCAAGGCGCGTCGCAGGTTGTGCTCGAGCGGCGGTCCGGCGCGCACGGCGAATACGCCGGATTTTGGCCGCGGATGGTTTCTCATCGTGGCGATATCGCCGGCGGCAAACACGCCCGGATGCGAGACCGACTGCAGCTCATCGTTCACCAGGATGAAGCCGCGGTCGTCGGTGGCCAGTCCGACCGAGCGGGGCCACAGCGATGGCGAGGCACCGGTGGCCCACGCGATCAGTTCGGTCGCAATCGCCGCACCGTCGTGCAATTGCAATCGCCCCCGATCCACGCGCTCGACCCAGCTGTTGAGCCGCAGTCTGACCCCGCGAGCTTCCAGCACGCGTTTCAGGATCGCGCGTGCAGACGCATTGTGGCCGGGGAGGAGATCGGGGCCGTCGCCGACGAGCTCGAATTCCGGCCGCAGGGTGGGCGCGATCTCGCGCAACCGATGTTGCATCGACAACAGCACTTCGGCTCCTGCAGCACCCGCGCCCACCATGGCGATATGGCGGGGCGCACGGCCGGCCGCCGCCATGCGGCAGACCTCCTCCCATTCCGCCATGAAGCGATCTATCGGTCTGACCGCCAGTGCGTGCTCGATCGCACCCGGCGTTTCCAGCGCGGGCGAGCGGTTGCCGATATCCACGGACACGAGGTCGAACGGCAGGGTCTGCCCGTTCTCGCAAAATACCAGGCGCGCGTCCGGATTGATGCCGTTGCAAGACGTCTGCAACCAGCGGCAGCGGGCGAAGCGGGCCAGCCGCGCCAGGTCGATGTGACAATCGTTTCGCGTGTAGTGTCCGGCTATCCAGCCGGGCAACATGCCGGAATAAGGCGTATCCGGGTGCGGACTCACCAGGACGAGTTCCGCGCGCGCCGGCGGCTGCACGCCGAAGCGGCGCAACACTTCCACGTGAGCGTGTCCGCCGCCGATCAATACAAGGCGCTTCATCGGTCTTCGACCGATTTCAGAAAACGGATATCGCCATAGAAGGCGACAGCGGACTCGCCGGTATTGTCGGTATCGGTGGCCACGGCTACTCCGGTTACCTGAGGCGGATCTTCGCCGAAGGCGGCACGGAAATCGTCGACGATATTGCGCCTCACTGTGACCCACTGGTTCAGATGCGCTTCACCGCTTTCGGCAACGATGATCCGTACGCGGTCGGTGTAGGGACTCCACGTGGCCGCACCCTTGATGGACTTGCCGTCCCACACGTAGCACAGCACCGCGAGCGGAACATCTTCGCCGAAGAGCGCGCGCGCGACCCGGATTTTCGCGCGCGTGGCAAACGGCAGCCGGGCGATGTCGTAATCGAATAGCACGTAGAACCGTGCCGGGAAATCATCGCCGGCCTTGGTGGCGATGTTCGATTTTCGCAGCAAGTGGGCGATCTTCCAGCGCCATTCGACGACCGGATGGTCGCGCGGATCGAAATGCAGCGGGTGCATCACGCTCGCCATCGAGGCGTCGGCATCGGCGCGCAGCACGGTCTTGTCCGCGTCGAGCACCAGCGAGTAACGCGTCGGCTTCTTGATCTTCGCCAGCGTGACGAGCTTCCAGGGGGCCGGCAGCGGATCGCCGGATTTCGCGGAAGAGAAGCGCACGATCGCGGCTTGCTCGTTTGCCGCATCGACGCAAGTCAGGCTGCCCGCGACCGCGAGTACCACAACCGCGATGCGACGGCTCAAGATTGACCGCCCGGTTCTGCGTTCGCAATCCAGCCTTCGCGCACCAGCCGTTGATAGTCTTCCGGGCGATCCAGATCCCAGTGAGTCGGCAGTTCGTGCCAGCGCCAGCCGAGATTGCGCAGGCGTTGACGGGTCTCCTCCATGACGATGTCGGTCCCCCAGGTCATCGCGTCGAACAACGCCGGCATCGCGTGCGTCAGGCCGATCAGCGTGTAGCCGCCGTCCTCCGCCGGGCAGAACACGGCGTGGCGGCCATCGCGAAGCGCGCGCACGGCGGTCCACAGGTCCGCCGCGGTCAGGGAGGGGCAGTCGCTGCCCGTGAGTAGCACGTGCCGCGAACGGCCGAGCGCATTCTCGAAGGCATCGAGCATGCGCATGCCGAGATCGCCCTTGCATTGCGGATGCAGTTCGGCCTTGAAACGCTCGTGACAGGCGTGGAAGAAAGCATCGTCGGTCGAAGGCGTGCACCACAGTTCGACGGGACCGATTCCCGATTCATGAGCCACCGCCAGCGCGTGTTCTGTCAGCGCGCGGTGCAGCGCCGCCGCGCCGTGTGCGCCGAGCAGCGGGATCAGCCGAGTCTTGACATTGCCGGGAACCGGCGCGCGCGCGAATATCAGGAGGCTGCTTTCATTTCTCGCGGCCATGGTAGCGTTCAGCAAGACGGCGGGGTTCGGATCCGAGGAAATAAGCGAGTCGCAGCCGCCACATCAATAGAATGGTGCGCCATATCCCGTTCTTTTCCCATCGCCGGGATGAAGCGACCAGGGTGACCGAGAGACAAAGAGGCGGGCCGGATTTCCGGAGTTGCCCGCTGAACGCCACGTCTTCCATCAGCTCGATTTCGGGAAAACCGCCGCTCTGCTCGAACACCGTACGTTCGACAAACAATGCCTGATCACCGGTGCAGATGCCCGTCAGGCGCGAACGCAGGTTCATTGCGCGTTCGACGACCCGCAGCATAATGGCCGCGCCGGAGAGCCGCACGTCGAAGCGGCCCCAGCGCCGCCGTGAAGAGGCGAGGCCGTTCAGGATCGAATGATCGGCATGTTCGGGAAGCGTGCAATCCGCATGCAGAAACAACAGGACGTCGCCAGCGCAAACGGCTGCGCCTGCATTCATCTGCGACGCAGGGCCGCGCCGGGCGGAAATGACCCGGTCCACCAGCGGGGTGGCCGCGGCCACGGTCCCGTCACGGCTGCCGCCGTCGGCGAGAATCAACTCGACCCCGCGCTCGCGCAGCCGCTGCAGCGGCTGGAGAAACGAAACAATGCCCGGCGCCTCGTTCAGCGTCGGTACGACGATGGAAAGGCTCGCCGGTTTGACCTCACGCCTCACGCCTTTCGCCTCACGCCTCACTTCTTGTCGTTCAGCGCCCAGTCGTAATCCAGGAATTCGAGTTTGGCTTTCCGGTCGCGGATCGTCTGCTGGACCTTCGGTTCGTCGGCGAGCTTGTCGGCGTACCGCGCCAACCAGGCCTCCACCGATCCCGACCGCGCCGCGAAATCCTTGCCGTACCAATCGAAAATCTTTGACATTTCGAGCCTGCCGCCCTGGTCGTTGAAACGGTTGCGTGAGCGGTCGGAGAGAAAACGCACGACGCTGTCTTCGAACTGCGCGTCCAGCTTGTCCGCGACGTAAGCCTCGTCGCGCAGCGCCGGGCAGCCGATCGAAGCGCAATTCAGCGCCATATGAATGCGGGCTTCGTCGAAGCTGCCTGGCGCGCGGATCATGCCTTGCTCGATATCGTCGAGGCCGTGCTCCTTGCCGAGCAGGGTGAAGAACTTCTTCTTCCACGGACTTCTGATCAGCGAACCGAGATCCTTGATCGATTTCACCTCCGGGTATCCGGTCAGGATAAGCTCGACGGTGAACGCGTTATAGGCGTTGATCAGGAAAGCGAGCTTCTGCGATTTGCTCCAGCCGTCGTAATCCGCCTGGTTCACCGAGGAGACGCCGCCCAGATAGGCCTTGAGCGCCTGGCGATCGGCCTGAAAACCCTTGTAGTCGACCTGGGACGCATGCCCTCCGGGCAGCCAGACGACATGTTTTTTTGTCAGGGCGTCCCATTGCGCATGCGAGTGGTCGAATGCATGCGCAGGAAAAAAAGGAATCAGCGAAAGCAGCGTCACGAATAGAAATTTGCGGATCATGATTTAGTATTTTCCCTAGCCCCTAGCCCCTAGCCCCTAGCCCCTAGCCCCTCGCGCTATCCTCGCATCCAGGCATGATAGCGCTCCACCCACTTCAGCAGCCCCTGCGGCGCGTGTGCGCGTTTCCAGTTGCCGGCGACGTACTTGTTGGCCTCGGCCATCGTCGGGTAGATATGGATGGTGCCGAGCACTTTGTTCAGGCCGATGCCGTGGCGCATTGCCATGATGTATTCGGCAATCAGGTCGCCGGCATGTTCCCCGACGATGGTCACGCCCAGGATCTTGTCCTTTCCCGGCACGGTCAACACTTTGACCAGCCCGTGCGCCTCCGAATCGGCGATCGCGCGATCCAGATCGTCGATGCCATAAGTCGTCACCTCGTAAGCGATGTTTTTCTCCCGCGCTTCGGTTTCGTTGAGACCGACGCGGGCGACTTCCGGTTCGGTGAAGGTCGCCCAGGGAATGACGCTGTAGTCGGCCCGGAATTTCCTTAAGCCTCCGAACAGCGCGTTGACTGCCGCATACCAAGCCTGATGTGACGCGGTATGGGTGAACTGATACGGCCCGGCCACGTCGCCGCA
Above is a genomic segment from Betaproteobacteria bacterium containing:
- a CDS encoding sugar kinase, with the protein product MPDIDVVSLGEPLYEFSQIPQAPGRYLQGFGGDTMNCAIAATRLGARVAYITRLGDDEFGRQFLRLWRDEGLDTSGVAIDPEAHTAVYFITHGATGHVFSYLRKGSAASRLSAADLPLELIERARYFHTSGISQAISENACDAVCAAIEAAKSAGVAFVYDSNLRLRLWPLARAREVITATLAQADYFLLSMEDAEALCGLRDADAIVDWCHRAGAGVVTLKLGAGGVIGSDSTRRERIEGYKVDCVDATGAGDCFAGALLARMSAGDDFWQALRYANAAAALTTTGYGAVAPLPRPEAVRQLMNRG
- a CDS encoding antibiotic biosynthesis monooxygenase; this encodes MARFVITVDFYLHAGTLEPFLILIKENAHKSLNEEPGCDRFDVLIEKGAPDHIVLYEIYKDRAAFDFHLKSRHFAEFNTASQRYVKDKKVVQYEYTNDGEKNRD
- a CDS encoding TIGR04283 family arsenosugar biosynthesis glycosyltransferase; its protein translation is MRREVKPASLSIVVPTLNEAPGIVSFLQPLQRLRERGVELILADGGSRDGTVAAATPLVDRVISARRGPASQMNAGAAVCAGDVLLFLHADCTLPEHADHSILNGLASSRRRWGRFDVRLSGAAIMLRVVERAMNLRSRLTGICTGDQALFVERTVFEQSGGFPEIELMEDVAFSGQLRKSGPPLCLSVTLVASSRRWEKNGIWRTILLMWRLRLAYFLGSEPRRLAERYHGREK
- a CDS encoding bifunctional 4-hydroxy-2-oxoglutarate aldolase/2-dehydro-3-deoxy-phosphogluconate aldolase, which encodes MKKSANVRKLLALRVIPVLRLRSRRDAETAIDCLIEAGFRTVELTLTTPGAIELIGSLRRSSNADFLVGAGTVLDLGSAQACLDAGADYLVSPCLVPGMAALANDAGRLALTGGFTPAEVLAAWREGATVVKVFPASTGGPSHLGALHAVYPDIPLCPTGGVSSSNMLDYFKAGAAVVGIGNNVIDQKALAAGDRSGVIAHARGFLEIAATAPV
- a CDS encoding FAD-dependent oxidoreductase produces the protein MKRLVLIGGGHAHVEVLRRFGVQPPARAELVLVSPHPDTPYSGMLPGWIAGHYTRNDCHIDLARLARFARCRWLQTSCNGINPDARLVFCENGQTLPFDLVSVDIGNRSPALETPGAIEHALAVRPIDRFMAEWEEVCRMAAAGRAPRHIAMVGAGAAGAEVLLSMQHRLREIAPTLRPEFELVGDGPDLLPGHNASARAILKRVLEARGVRLRLNSWVERVDRGRLQLHDGAAIATELIAWATGASPSLWPRSVGLATDDRGFILVNDELQSVSHPGVFAAGDIATMRNHPRPKSGVFAVRAGPPLEHNLRRALQDLPPVAWQPQRHALALITTGDRHAIASRGDLALQGDWVWRWKNWIDRRFMRRYEIRE
- a CDS encoding TIGR04282 family arsenosugar biosynthesis glycosyltransferase yields the protein MAARNESSLLIFARAPVPGNVKTRLIPLLGAHGAAALHRALTEHALAVAHESGIGPVELWCTPSTDDAFFHACHERFKAELHPQCKGDLGMRMLDAFENALGRSRHVLLTGSDCPSLTAADLWTAVRALRDGRHAVFCPAEDGGYTLIGLTHAMPALFDAMTWGTDIVMEETRQRLRNLGWRWHELPTHWDLDRPEDYQRLVREGWIANAEPGGQS
- a CDS encoding RNA-binding protein; translated protein: MNIFVGNLSQEVTETDLAELFKQFGQVKSTEVKRDLFSGVTKGFGFVEMPGKNHSLAAIASLDGKDFKGQPLRVNEAREFPARGRRR
- a CDS encoding DUF547 domain-containing protein — translated: MIRKFLFVTLLSLIPFFPAHAFDHSHAQWDALTKKHVVWLPGGHASQVDYKGFQADRQALKAYLGGVSSVNQADYDGWSKSQKLAFLINAYNAFTVELILTGYPEVKSIKDLGSLIRSPWKKKFFTLLGKEHGLDDIEQGMIRAPGSFDEARIHMALNCASIGCPALRDEAYVADKLDAQFEDSVVRFLSDRSRNRFNDQGGRLEMSKIFDWYGKDFAARSGSVEAWLARYADKLADEPKVQQTIRDRKAKLEFLDYDWALNDKK
- a CDS encoding DUF3047 domain-containing protein, which encodes MSRRIAVVVLAVAGSLTCVDAANEQAAIVRFSSAKSGDPLPAPWKLVTLAKIKKPTRYSLVLDADKTVLRADADASMASVMHPLHFDPRDHPVVEWRWKIAHLLRKSNIATKAGDDFPARFYVLFDYDIARLPFATRAKIRVARALFGEDVPLAVLCYVWDGKSIKGAATWSPYTDRVRIIVAESGEAHLNQWVTVRRNIVDDFRAAFGEDPPQVTGVAVATDTDNTGESAVAFYGDIRFLKSVEDR